Genomic DNA from Telopea speciosissima isolate NSW1024214 ecotype Mountain lineage chromosome 2, Tspe_v1, whole genome shotgun sequence:
GCCTAATAATATTAAGAGAGAATATTATCTGAGCAAGAAACATTAAGGAGGGTACTAATAAGTGCCACAAGCGATTTTGTACACAGGAGGACAGCAAGATCATCtcatgtgaagaggagagatcAAGTGCTAGTGGCATGGTTTGAAGAATCAGTACGTGTCGAATTGTTTGTTTCTGTACATGTATTGACTAATATCGATTTATTGGTGAATCAATACGAACCAAGGgttaaaatttgaagaaatttttttttgatgtttaaagaaaaataagggtgGCTCTATCTGATTTAGATCGATTGACCAAGCAAAATGAAAGAAGCCTCCTCCTTTCAGGTCAAAACCAAACCTTCAACATGATCGGATGGGGAAGAATCTATACGGTGTCATCAACAAGAAagataatgaagaaaaaaatagactCTCTTTGTTGATAGTATAATATTCACTGAGATTGATACCATATTTGATACCGATTCTCAAATTCCTGGCTTGGGGTTTAAGGAACTTTTTCCTAACATTAGACACCAACAACTGTTTAGCTTAGTTGGTGAgtcgtggtgcgcttcatgcccatgctcaccaagaggtcttgAGGTCGAGTGTCTAGCTTGGCTagtatcttatcccctccctagttcgatcccccccccccctttctatcaaactatatatataaagctcccaattaataaaaataaaaataaacattaGATAGCACTGAGCCACGTAGTTTTCTGatcgagagtgtggcctatgccagcattcccatgtgcctttcaaatgaggaggagagagatagactcaagggAGTGTACGCATAGGTCACACTCCTAGACAaggaactttttccctaaataaataaagggaaaatagaACACTACTTGGTCTTGTGGTTCCCCTAAACACAAGAGTGTGTGAAATTACTACTTAACCCTTTTtgaaataaataatttcatCTATGTTTATGCTTTTGCTTGCATTCTCATTGGTCCCACATTGTTGCAAAGCTACACGACCAAGCATCGATCTCACACCCTTAAACATATTATGGGATTGAGTTCTATGTTCGATTATATAGCATATGCTAGCGCCTCAGGCCTCCctatatctatctctctcttcccacaaTTAGGCggcaaatatgtcatttcataagagGGAAGAGAAATAGATGCAAGGGGTTCAAGGTAGGTCCACTACAAGTACAATATGCGGTGTCACGGCCTCAAAAGTCAAGACATCATCATAAAAGAAGGCTGGCTGGTTCTGAAGCAGTTGACCACCCTAGTTCTGCGCCGGTTTTTGGGTCAATAAAGCCGTAAACAGTAGTAGAAGAACCAACTTAGAACCGGGCCAGTTTGTTCTAAgtttcttctttaattcttgCTCTGCAACTCTTACATTTGTCTTAAAAACCTTTGGAgacttaaaagttaaaacctccgtcttagggtttcaaaccaatatttttttctttttgtaatattctgttctttatttttcttctccaattGCAACTCCGCCATTCGGTATCCATTATTGAAAGATGAAACTTCGACACGCCATGGTTTGTTCTTCGAATCAGAATCGGAGCATGGAAGCACATTCGCTCCTCAAAAGGGAGGGATTGGATGTCTCCTCTTATGGTACTGGAGCTCATGTTAAGCTTCCTGGGCCGTCATTAAGGGAACCCAACGTTTACGAGTTTGGTACCCCGTACAAGCAGATGTTCGATGATCTTAGACGGAAAGACCCTGAACTGTATCCTTTTCTTGCTATTTGAAGTGTGAATAAAAATCTTATTTTGGTTTCTTAGGGTGGGGATTGAATTCAGAAAATTTTCACATTTAGCTTCAATGGAATACTTGATTTCTGTGAGTATTGGGTTTTGTAGTTGTTGCTGTTTGTGTGCATCTTTTGAGGTTTTAATGTTTGTCCTTGGGTCAtatatgacttggttgccgtaCCTGCCAAAAAGCTATGGATTGATTCAAGTTGGTTGGTTCGCCATTCACTGGGGATCACTTGACATATTGGACAGTATCAACTGTTGATTCTACATGCAATATTTTAACGACCCAGAGCTAGTCTTTATCATTAATTGGAATAATAGACTTAAGGCCAAGAGATCGCGAAATAGTTTAGATTCTCATGCTGCACATTCTACCTAGTTGATTATTGTTTAAGTTAACCTTGAAACTgtgaaaaaaaacttgaaactgAACTGCTGAACTTAACTAATTGACATTTCAAATTGAATGAGTTGATGATGAATCAATTTTGGATGCTTGATCCGTCAGGCAACCAAAAAACCATGTTCTATGAATTGAGAACGGATGGGATCCAAGTTTGAACCTAGCAATGATATCTTCTCTGACCCTTGTAAGGGTGAAAAAAATTGTGATTCTGCTCTCATATTTAGTTTCACGGTTCATGTTTTGATCCACTGACTTTTCCAATCTTCTCGAGTGTTGGTTCCATAGGAGCAAGTTAGGAAGGATTGAGAAATGGACCGTTTGATTTTGTTCATGCTCAACATCCTTAGCTGCAATGAATAGAATGCAAAGCTTCGAAGTTAAAAAGAGGAAAATTAGGTTGAATATTTGGATGTGACATTTACAAAGGCCATTATAGAGAATGGGTTGAATTAAACTGCACATCTTCTTTTCCTAAAAGGCTACTGGAGTAAACTTAGAAATAAAGGGAATAATCTCTATCTTCCTGCTCCCCTTCTTTTTTGTGTATCTACGAGATGAACTACTTTTCATTATTAGATCTGTGGTGAAATTTAAGCCACTTTATATCCTTAACATAGTACAGATACAAGAGGAATGGTATCTTGCCAATGCTTAAAAGGAATTCTACTGTGAAACTTGCTCCTCAACGTTGGCAAGAGAATGCTGCTGATGGTTCCTTTGATGTGGTGTTTACATTTGAAGAAAAGGTTTTTGATATGGTTGTTGAAGGTTAATATGTTTTTTATTGCATTGATTGTTTATTGCTTTTAGTTTGAATTGTTTTTAAATGGTAGATTAACCTAGATATTATTCCATGCAATAAATATTGAATCGAATGAACATGGATTTGAGTAGTTTTTATGGTTCAAGTTGGACAATGACTCCTACTTGAACCACGAACCTAGCTCATGATTGTTGTTCCTAGCCCGTTTTATTTTGCTCTTGTCTGACACTGCATCAGGGCTTTGAGTTGTTTTTATGGTTCAAGTTAGGCTGGTATTGAGGGTTGGATTGTTAGTTTAATGGACATGGGTCTTTGGTTCTTCTTGTGGTGCTTTTTTTTACGGTTTTGACTGTGGTCTGTATCTAAAATTTTAATCGCTCATAAAGCTAGTCTTTTATGTGGTCTGAGGGACCAGCAGTATGCAAGTACTGgcccagtttttttttaaatggattcTGGCCCAGTTATTTTTCACATGAGCATCCGATGAAAATTGAAGAAGTGGTTCAACATTGAGGAGAGCTATTTGTGGTCTAAAATGTTATCATAAGAATGCTTTGAAATATTAAAAAGGGGTTTGATAACTTGAGGCATTATCTATTAAGCTTAGTTTTCTGTTTTTCCCCTCTTTTAGGTAGTAGGTACATCATATGGTTTTATCTGCACTGACTTGGAAACATCTAGGAGTGAATTTCTTATTGTTAGCCAGGTCTGTGTACATGGTTGAGTTATAACATGGCAACCAAAATCAAGAAAGGTGGTCATTTATGTAGAAAGCCTTTCCTTATAAATGGTTCTGTTTGAAAACTTGTGCTGACTGacaaaaaatctaaaataacTAATTAACACTTAGTGTTTGAGTAACAGGAAATCTAAAATGGCTAATTGTTAATCGGTTTACACATTTGTTTCTCAGTGATAGAAAATATAAGATGACTGTAATAGCTCAAATGCAAAAGGATATCTGGATGAGACTACCAGAGACATCTTTGATTGAGTATAACCACCATCCCTTCTGTGCTTATATCATAGATGGTTCACCACGTGATTCTATACACTGTATGTTAGAGTGGGCAACTGTGTTATATATGATACACAAGTTGTAAGACAATCTACCCATACACAAAGTcccttctcctcccccccctttGGTTCAGTGTCAATGCTAAACAGAATGCACAGGAAGCCTTTGCATGATCCCCAATCTCCTCACCATCCCTCCTGCTTGACCCATGGTATCTTATTTCCTCTTACTGCATACAGAAATTCTAGGAGAGAGGCATTCGGATTCGTTACTTGGGGCTGATGAGGATTAGTCACTTCGGGCTCTTGAGGGTGAGGAATCCATTGTTTCATGATAAACCAGATATGTTAGTTCGGCCTTGGCTTCAAggaatgactctctctctctctctctctcttattctgaTTGGTTGTTGTTTTCTAGGTCTGTGTTTTCCTCCAACCGACTTCTACCAATGCTCACACTAACGGACTCTTCTGATTTCCTACTGGGAAGGGGGTGGGGGAACCGAGAGTCAATGGAAATGCCATGACAGGGACTCTGGAATGGTGGATAAAATGCAGGTGGAGGTGAGCACAGTGAGGGAAAAGGGCAGAGTGAGAGTATAGGAGTAGACGTGGGACAAGGGCTCCTCGCACTTGTTTCCTTTCTGGTATTCGAACATTGCACTAGCTTTTTATCTTCTGATATCATGTTTTGCTGTACTTACTGATGGGGAAGGGTATAGAGGTACAAAACTATAAAGGGATGGGATCCGGTAGACACTGCTGTCAAGACTTATGATGCAGATCAAAATGATGATGGATGATCTCTAGTGGTGGGTTTTCAGATCTAAATATCTGAGAAGGATGATGGAGATCGataggaagaaaagaagggcAATCTGTTAGCAATGGTGTCCCAGGAATGAGGGAATAGGGAGAGATTGCAagtgagagaaaatagaaaggaGACCGTGAGGaggggaaagaggagagagaagagagaggagatcgtgaggggaggggggaagtgGGGAGAGAGATACCAATCTCTTTCAAATAATCTAATTCAATCCATTTCTCAAATTGTGGGTGAGGACTAGTCTCTAGCCTGTATTTATATAAcataaaaaagacaaaatagaAGCCTAACTAACGTAAGCTTCCTACTTGACTCAAACAgttaaataataaaagataacaATCTGAACTAAATCTAATCACCTCCTCTCAGCCGTAGCCCGTAGGCCAAAAAGGAGAGTCCTAATTGACTGAAAGACTTATttaaatgaagaaataaagatcaactaaaaaaatttctctctatAATAGACTTGAAAGAGAGACTCAAGTGAATAAATTACTGAGATAGAGACTTCAAAACAAATCTGGAATTTACAACTTGAACAGGAATAAAATTAAGTAATTGAACTCCTAAAAACTAGCCCATGATTTAGAAACGGTGAACCAGATATTGAACCATCGGTTCAGTGGTGAAGCAGAATCGACCCAAGAACAGTACTGCAACCGGGGCTGTTGTGATCAGGCTCCTCCTTTAGAATACCCTTTTCATGTGCCCATCCAGAAAGCCAGATCCTAGCTCAAAATGCAGAAGTTTTTGGGATATCTTTacaacacaacaacaacaaataagCCTTATCCCGACTAagtggggtcggctacatggatccttgcgaAGACAAAaatgttaaaagaaaaaaagtaaaagaaaagaaatacagCAACCACAACTACGAATCTGTCATATACAAACTAACTCAGATtggctacacggatccttgccctccaatcagttctattcgaTTTCATACTAGAGACAAGacccaaactatgcatgtctttcctcaccacttctcctagggtcattttaggcatgcccccagctcttttagtaccttcaatgtgaatcagatcactcctctgAAGTGGAGCATCcgaaggcctccattgaacatggccatattgccacctcaaacgactttctcgtagctgaTCTTGAATtggggctactcccaaaccagctctaatatggtcattccttacttgaTCCTTCCTgattttgccactcatccatctcaacatcctcatctccgctacacttagctTACCTATATAACACTTCTTGACTGCCCAACgctctgcaccatacatcatagccggtcttaTAAGTGTCCtgtaaaactttcctttaagctttaaagagaTCCGTTGATCAAATAACACTCCAGGTgcccctctccacttcatccaccctacttTGATCCTTTGTgagacatcatcctctatatcatctTCCATATTGATGATTGACCCTAGATACCTGAAATGGTTACTTTGCGGCAGCTCTGTCTCATCAACTTTCACCCCCTCATTCTCTGTCCCGGAATTGCTAAAGTTACATATCATATattccgtcttcgttctacttatctttagACCCTTTTGATtgcaaggttgatctccataactccagtttGGCATTAATCccagcttttgtctcatccattaaaacaatgtcatcagcaaaaagcatgtACCAAGGAAattccttgatgtaacccactGTAATTGGAAATTCCCTACCTTGACTCCCCACGGTTCTTACGCTAGTCACCataccatcatacatatctttaattatgttcacatatttacttgaaagttgaaacattTTTCCTCCCTAGCACCtgccagattaaatctctaggaacTCTGTTATAAGCTCTTTGATTGTCCAATATTTTACCATTGCTTTTGTTAACAGTAGCCCTCCTACATGGGAAGTCATGGATATGATTTCCTAGCAATTGTAGTCTTCAAAACCTGTAGACATGGCACTGGATTTAAAATGTTGTGTGCATCCTGGATAGGGACTGGTACTGATTAGTAGAATTTGTTAAGTCTACATCGATTGGATTTTTTGTTGAAGGATTTAATTGGGTGACGCTGTTTATATCTGTATCTAGTTGGAAATCTCTCATTATGGAAAATGGTTAGCCATCtagctttatttatttattgggaagGATAACTTTCCTATTAACAGATGTAAAATGTCACTTTCACCTGCACAAACGTATGTGCATGAAATGTTGGATAAGTCAATTGCATTTGTATCCAATCTAAAGAGCTTCAAGATTATTGTAACTGAACAATTAGGTGCAGCATGTTGAGTTTACGTATGGGTATCATTCATCTTTTCAACAGAACCAAGCAAGTAACTGAGATTTCTCATTTCATGGAAAAAGATAATGCTCACATTAAGGTCTTTCTTGGAACCTTATACCAGATCATAACTACGAATTGACCCAAGCACAATGAGattttgtgcatttttttctcctttctagTGGCAATTCAAATACAGAAAATTGGTCTAACATGGCCATTTTTATCCAACTTTTGTCAATTGAAAATACTTCTGAAGTCAGCTCACATATTTACAAAAAATGAGTAGGCTGGCAAGACTTGAATCCAATCCTCCTTTCCCTCTTTTGGTATTTTGAACCAACTTTGATACTTATTATCAGGCAAACTGCCAGGAGCAATCCAATTAGCAGCCCATTTTTGTTAGCAGTATTCAGTCTTTACCATATAATAGAAAGGGATAACTGTATATGTCAACAGCCTATTGCAGGTATATTTCATGAATCATGTAGACTATGTTTCATGCAACATAAACATTCACTTCTTTCTGTTGGTTCATTTGTCTATTGTAGTGAAGAATGTGTAGAACCATAAAGGCCATTGTGTATAATGCCCAACCAGTGTATTGAACTTCTGTAGATCTTCACAATCGGGAGCATGCTCTTATGAAATGTGTATTAGTGATAAACTTGGATGTAAAAGATAACCATGAGGAGGCAGCCGTTGGAGCTAGGCTTGCTTTGGAGCTTTGTCAACAGGTGAGAGGATGGGTAAGCATTGTAGTTCCCATTTTATCTCGTGTATTCTGGTTTCTGATACACAAAGTGTTCAAATATTCCTTCTGATGCACAGCTTGAAGGTACGGAGTCTTGGGAGGATTCAATTGATGACATTGTTGCTGCATTTGAGAAACAACATAGGCGGAAGCTTTTATATAGCATTTCTTTCTATTAAATTTTTCTTGGGTACGTCCACCGGGAGTGGATTTCCTTTCATATATTTGTCCTATTCCATGTATTCTTGATTCTAATGCTAATATGTGGCTGCTTGGTCTTTTGAATTTGCAGGGATCTATTGTGGTAATATAAGgagtttctttttccttctgcCATTTGGCCTGAGTTTTCACAAATGTGGAATTTATTGTTCTTCCTTGTTCAGTTTGATGAGAACAAGCTGATACCAATCTATTTAAGTGACCCCTTTCTAATCTACTGAAGAGAGCATCTAATTCCTCAATTATAAGATCAAGGAAAATTATCCAAACTATGTTGCTTGAAACTGGAGTTatctgaagttttttttttgggggggggggggggggaggaaagggagagggaagggttctctgagcaagctgTATAGGGAGCGCACCAATGAGGTGTCGTGAAATGGTTTTGTATATAAGGAGGGCATCGAGATCATTAAATGTCAGGAAAATGGTAATGATAATAATAGTGCTTAGTTACTATGATGGGCCGTTCTGATAAATTTGCCAGCACGACCCAAgtttttgccatgtggcagatgtGGATAGGTAGACCTCAAGGGCTCCATAATATATTTCGAAGTTTTAGCCCAAACAGAATTCACAAGGATGAATGCAAATGTACTAGGGGGTATTGATTGAATTGGTCTATAGATATTGCTACTGGGAAGACTTTTCTCTACTTCCTGCAACCTATTTAAAAGCTCTGGAAAATGTCAACTTGATCTTTGTTTATATTGAATTTCATCATGAACTGATCGTATGCATCAGGCAGAGATGCCAGGACAatatcaattttggattgatcaTCCATGATCAAGTCAAGAAACTTCAATTCCTGTATAAAACTgataaaaatttataaattatacaaggatgcatgccaatacactAGAGGGTATTGATTGCACTAGAtcctgaaatttgacatgtggctaattgAATCCTAGATGAATCTAACCAATGGCCAGAGTCACCACATCATACCACCATGGGGCTAAAAAATTCTGAGCCACTCTGGTAAGATCGTAACTGAATAAGATCTCCAGGGACTATAAGAGTGGTTAGAGAAGATGTTTCCTTATGTATAAACTGTTCTAGGGTAGTTTACCTCAAGCGCGGGCATGCCAAAGCGTATGCTATACCACTTTGGAGGTGCGGTGGTGCCCTACCGATTTCGATTCATATCGAATTGAAAAATCAATAGGAATCGGTTTCAAAAACCCCTAGAATCAGATCTGAAACCAAGTGATTTAATCCTAAAAGCCTCAGAATCGAGTCAATCGACCACTCCAAAAATGGTGGGAATTAGAATCAATCATGGCCAATTCCGATCGAATCGCCTGATCTGATCGATCCAATTCCCTGGCAAGTCAAGTTGAGCTTCGACCGTCACACGGTTACCGAGTCTAATTATGAAACAGAAGTAAGAAGTAAAGAAGTATAAAACAGGAAATGCCGAGTATTTAGTTAACGGTGTAAGAGAAGGAGACGGAGCCTCTGTTTTGGTTTCGAACTTTCCATCGAGTTGGATTCATCAACGCTTGTGCCGCACAGGCACACACGGACGAGAGGGGATATTGGGCATCACGGCAAAATCTCCTATTGATCTTGTTAAGAAGAAGCGGATTTATGAATTGCCACTTACTGAACTTGTATCCCCAAAGTGATGAAGTATGCTCAGTTTGAAATCTCTGAATCGTGTTAAGTTGATTGCTTGCAGTTCTACAAGTTCCCTGACCGCTTCATTGATATTTTCTTCAAAACAGTCCACCCTTACCCATGCATTGGTGAGCCAACCTGATCAACGACAGTTACTATCTCTGTTAACAGGAAACCCAACAAGAAGCCACTCACTCCAAATCCATTCCAAATTGATCACAACTGGGTTCTGCCAATGTAGAGTGGACAATGCTGGGATGCTAATCTGGAACACTTTACTTAGGGAGTACTCACTCGGCATTTTCCCTGAAGAAGCTTTGAAACTTTATAAACAAGTCCTAGGGGTTTCGGCTGCTTCTTCATATACACCTGATAGCTTCACGTATTCTTTCCTCCTCAAGGCTTGTGCTAACTTGGACCAAACCATCAAGGGAAATCAGGTATACGCTCATGTTATCAAAGTGGGATACGAGTTTCATGTTTACGTGCAGACAGCTTTGGTAAATTTGTTCTCGGTTTGTGGGTGTCTAATTGAAGCTAAGAGAGTGTTCGATGAAATGCCTGAAAGAAATTTAGTAACTTGGAATGTCATGATCACTGGTTTGGTAAAATGGGGTGAGATTGGTATGGCTCAGTCACTGTTTGATAGAATGCTTATTCGGAATGTTGTCTCCTGGACATGTATGATTGATGGGTATACCCGGATGAATCAACCTGTGGAAGCTCTACGTCTATTTACTTGGATGATGATAGATGATGGCATAAAACCGACTGAATTAACACTCCTGGCCATCCTTCCTTCAATTTCAAATCTTGGGGCACTAGATATTTGCCAGTCAATTCACTCCTATAGTGAGAAAGCTGGGTTTAATGCATCTGACATTCGTGTTACAAATTCATTTATAGATTCATATGCTAAATGTGGGTGCATTGATAGTGCATTTAAAGTGTTTAAAAAGATATCAACTGAGAATAGGAACTTGGTGTCATGGACATCAATAATTTCTGCATTCGCCATGCATGGGATGGCGACAGAAGCTATAGAGTGGTTTGAGAAGATGGAGCAGACGGGCTTGAGTCCTAATGAGGTGACTTTCTTGAGTCTTTTGAATGCTTGCAGCCATGGTGGCTTAGTTGAGGAGGGACTTGAGTTTTACTCAAAAATGGTTAATAGGTATCAAATCTTGCCAAATATTAAGCACTATGGTTGCCTAGTAGACATGTTAGGAAGGGCAGGGAGGTTAGAAGATGCAGAGAAAATGGTGATGCAGATACCCACAGGGATTGTTAATGTGATCCTTTGGAGGACTCTTTTGGGTGCTTGCAGCTTCCATGGGAATGTGGAGATGGGTGAAAGAGTAATGAGAAAGGTATTGGAGATGGAGAGAGGATACAGTGGAGATTATGTTCTATTGTCTAATATATTTGCGGGTGTCGGAAGGTTTGAGGATGCTGAGAGTGTAAGGAGATCCATGGATGAGAGGGATGTCCTCAAAATTCCTGGTTTTAGTTTACATTCACTCCAAAGCAGGCGCAACCAGACCATGTGCATGCCCTAGAAAACACAGGGTACACAAAATTCCTATTTGTTACTCTTGCTTCAGTCTCAAAGGGTACTCAAGACTCTGAGAGAAACCTTGGATTAGGGTTGTAAGATTTTTGGAATGATATTCAAGTTTTCACCTTTCTCTTTTAATTCAATGGTTCGATTCTATTTGACCTTGCTCATGTATATTTATGTTAGAGAGAATTAACCAATATAAAAGTTCCCTTACCTGTATATTATTGTAATTCACAGTTTTTTGCACCTGTATCACCTACCATTTTGTATGAAAATCAGGAATTGAATGGCTTCATGGCATTACACTTTGCTTCCCACTGTTGCCAACTCTCAAAATTTAAAAGTTGGTCTACTCTCTCTAATCTAATTCACCTTaatatctctttccttctcccgtgaaaattagagaaaaaaattaCTCCTTATCTTTTCCCCCTTTGATTGGTGATCGAACAATTAACTATGCCTTTGGAACTCCAATCATTATTACCCTCCTCTGTAGACTCCAATAGTTAGCATACTTGTTTACAGTCTTCCTCCAAATCTAGGTAATGGCATTCAAGAACTTGCTTTCTTTAGTGCAGATGGGCAAACCAAACCTGATCAAATGGATGGATCCTGTTGAGAACAGTTTTGCTATTAGTGTCCGTATAAATGTTTCCATttagttttttttggttttgagtaCAGAATTTGTAACCATGCATTTTTGGCCTATCACAGTTGAGCAGTGAGTTGCTTAAAGAGGCTAAAGGTATAAATTTTTTTCCATCATCTCAAATCAAATGATGCTTCCTCCAAGATGTCCCTTTTCCACTCCCTCCTCTAATCACCCTCACTCACAAGCTCCACTCC
This window encodes:
- the LOC122649822 gene encoding pentatricopeptide repeat-containing protein At1g09220, mitochondrial-like, with product MLSLKSLNRVKLIACSSTSSLTASLIFSSKQSTLTHALVSQPDQRQLLSLLTGNPTRSHSLQIHSKLITTGFCQCRVDNAGMLIWNTLLREYSLGIFPEEALKLYKQVLGVSAASSYTPDSFTYSFLLKACANLDQTIKGNQVYAHVIKVGYEFHVYVQTALVNLFSVCGCLIEAKRVFDEMPERNLVTWNVMITGLVKWGEIGMAQSLFDRMLIRNVVSWTCMIDGYTRMNQPVEALRLFTWMMIDDGIKPTELTLLAILPSISNLGALDICQSIHSYSEKAGFNASDIRVTNSFIDSYAKCGCIDSAFKVFKKISTENRNLVSWTSIISAFAMHGMATEAIEWFEKMEQTGLSPNEVTFLSLLNACSHGGLVEEGLEFYSKMVNRYQILPNIKHYGCLVDMLGRAGRLEDAEKMVMQIPTGIVNVILWRTLLGACSFHGNVEMGERVMRKVLEMERGYSGDYVLLSNIFAGVGRFEDAESVRRSMDERDVLKIPGFSLHSLQSRRNQTMCMP
- the LOC122649720 gene encoding RNA polymerase II subunit A C-terminal domain phosphatase SSU72-like, translating into MKLRHAMVCSSNQNRSMEAHSLLKREGLDVSSYGTGAHVKLPGPSLREPNVYEFGTPYKQMFDDLRRKDPELYKRNGILPMLKRNSTVKLAPQRWQENAADGSFDVVFTFEEKVFDMVVEDLHNREHALMKCVLVINLDVKDNHEEAAVGARLALELCQQLEGTESWEDSIDDIVAAFEKQHRRKLLYSISFY